GTGACAAGATATGACAGGTTATCTTCATTTATGAATCTTAAGGAAAGTATCAAcatcatatattttctttaaggAAAGtgtcaatattaaattttggtaCGTGGCATAAAAAGTAAGAAGGATAATTTTGGAGTtaaatagtacggagtattttcttatataaaatCCGTCCGTTTTAAATTTGGGATAACCTGTGGGCCACTAGGGTTGTGACGTTCGAGTCGACCTACGTGTACGCGTCGGGTCATCGAGTCATGGCAACTAACAAAACACGTACATAAAGAGAAGACAATCAATACCGGGAAAGCTTACCAAAGGTTTTTGCTTCTACGCTTACACTCAATTTCGTGGCCTTTTCTTCGGTTCCGCAATCgaatttagagagagaaagagagatagagAATCACAAAAACAATGGGAAATGCCTACTGTTTGTTTTGCGGATGCGTAGGGCAGGCGAACGTCGGCGTGGTGGAGAAATGGGGTCGGTTCCAGAAGCTGGCTCAGCCGGGGCTACACTTCTTCAATCCTCTCGCCGGCGAGTGCCTCGCCGGAATTCTCAGCACCAGGATCTGCTCTCTGGACGTCAACATCGAAACCAAAACCAAGGCAGGCCTTCAATTCAccaattatctaattttttttccctgcAACCCTACGCCTTTGTTCTTAATCTATATGTTCCGTAATTGAGTCAACGAGTGTTGTGATCGACCTGAAGTAATCTAAAGTTTGGAATAGTGATCGGCGCATCTAATTAACACGATCAACGTTAAACGTGTTGCTTGTTTTGCTTGAAAATTCTCCTTGAAAAAGTCAGGAATCCTTGTCCCTGGTGAAATTAGCACAGTGAATTGCAAGGAGTTGTATAAGGTGTTGTTCTGTGGTAATTGTACCAGTTATCTCATTTAATTgctattcacaattttttggCTTCCCTTTTTCCTCTGTAAAGGGAATATGCCTGAGAGTCAACGAATCTGTTATAAAAGCAATCAACGACTGGCATTATGGCATTAATATTGTGCTGTAATGACTATTCAGATGAATCGATGAAACTGCATCTTAATGATTAGTTGTGGAAGCAATCTGCAAATGGCATAAATGTTATGCTGTAATGAATATTTAGATGAATTTGAGAAAAGTGTAGCCACTAGTTGCATGGCTGCCTCAATAACTTGTTCTTAAACTTTTGGCAataatgcttttattttttctcaagAATCTTTACTGCTTCACAAATTTTCAGGATAATGTCTTTGTCCAAATGCATTGCTCTATCCAATATCGAGTGATCAAGGAAAATGCCGATGATGCTTTCTATGAGTTGCAAAATCCCAGGGAGCAGATTACAGCTTACGTATTTGATGGTAATTTGTCATCATTCTTTGGATCAATCTTAGTACTATGCTGAATATCTTGACTATTTGGTTTTCTTAATTCTGTTTATATAATGTTATTCTATTTGCATGTTTGATTGTTCACTTATAGTCGTCCGAGCCCATGTTCCCAAAATGAATTTGGATGAGCTTTTTGAGCAAAAGGATGAGGTTGCAAAGGCTGTCTTGGAGGAACTTGAAAAGGTAAATTGATGATATCAGTTTCGCCCTGTATTTGCTTAGTAACCATAAATGCATTAACTGCATCCTTATATGTGAAGGCAAGATAGTTTCAATGCCTTGTTGTACTACAGGTGTAAtgatcataaaatatttttagcttTTCTGTTGTACAATAAAATATGAAGTATATCTATGTAGGTGTACATGATTTAGATTGGTTCCATTTTTTGGCAAACCATAATCCAATTTCAATAACACAAATTGCAGCAATCCAAACTAAAATCCAAACCATTCCATTCGGTTTGGATAAATTGGTTTTCGAGTTCCTGAACATCACAATTCTTTTTGCAACCTTACTGCAAAATCCTTAACTGACTTTTTGCATAAtaagcatataagtatataactaaTAAACATATTACAACTTATTTCTGTTCTAATAAGAAATGTTTGAGACCCAAGGGAAAAAATTTTcgtgttttattattatactctgTGCCAAAGACAAAACTGGGTGTATTtacaatttgtttttattatatatataggaatgaatttttttttaggtgtggTAGGTTGTATTCTGAATCCAATTTTGTTAGAACAGTACAAACCAAAAACTAAActaatatatttcatttttagatACGTTGGTACAAAAACCAATTGATTTTCAGGTTCTACATGAAAATTTGGATGGATTGATTTGATTTGGATTGGTTTGTTGGTTTTCAGATTTGATTGTACATCACTATTTCTAAGTGCTTGTTTGAATTGGTTCACTTTAATGGGATATCACTGCATGATGCCATGATGCTTATACTTTAGCAGTCCTATATCGTTTTTCCAGCTGCTTTTCTTCATTCTGCACTTGCTGATGCATTAGATATTCATTGTTACTGAATAAGAGAATGGATATTTGAAGGACGTACATATATTTTCTATCTTATGGTATTTTTGCTCATTAGGTGATGGGAGCATATGGTTACAACATTGAGCACATACTGATGGTTGACATTGTCCCTGATGCATCTGTGCGCAAAGCAATGAATGATATAAATGCAGGTAAAAACGATGTCCTAAATTGTGTAAATGAAATAGGTTGTTAAAtagaaaatatgaatttttttttttctagaatccatagaaaatttgttttaaaatagCATTCTTAATATATAGAAGGGAGTCCATACTATTCTAGTACTAGTATTCTTTAAGGATTTTCTGGACAATTTTGAGTTCAACTGCacatttaagttttaattttatggtTTAGAATTTTACTGAAAAGGATATATTTGGTGTtggaagtgaaaaaaaaaaataaaaaaaaaaatcttcataGCTAGTATGTTATTATTTCTATAAATACCCTGGAGTGAATTTTTAGCTCCAATTATGAGACCATATTATGTTGTGATAATGGAATTGTAGTTGGGTTTTGCTAACATTATATGCCAACCTAGTGCTTCTAGTGTCATGTTAAGGAAAGCagatgaatatagaattttaacAGCGCTCTCCTACTAATAATGCTCGTTGGTGTTGTATATTAGCGCAAAGGATGCAGCTTGCTAGCGTGTACAAAGGAGAAGCAGAAAAGATTCTCCAAGTTAAGAAAGCTGAAGCGGAAGCTGAATCGAAGTACCTGGGTGGAGTTGGGGTTGCTAGGCAAAGGCAGGCAATTACGGATGGGTTAAGGGAGAACATCTTGAACTTCTCTCACAAAGTTGAAGGTACATCAGCTAAAGAAGTGATGGATCTCATAATGATCACTCAATACTTTGATACCATCAAAGACCTTGGGAACTCTTCAAAGAACACCACGGTTTTCCTACCCCATGGTCCTGG
This portion of the Ipomoea triloba cultivar NCNSP0323 chromosome 5, ASM357664v1 genome encodes:
- the LOC116021182 gene encoding protein PPLZ12 → MGNAYCLFCGCVGQANVGVVEKWGRFQKLAQPGLHFFNPLAGECLAGILSTRICSLDVNIETKTKDNVFVQMHCSIQYRVIKENADDAFYELQNPREQITAYVFDVVRAHVPKMNLDELFEQKDEVAKAVLEELEKVMGAYGYNIEHILMVDIVPDASVRKAMNDINAAQRMQLASVYKGEAEKILQVKKAEAEAESKYLGGVGVARQRQAITDGLRENILNFSHKVEGTSAKEVMDLIMITQYFDTIKDLGNSSKNTTVFLPHGPGHVRDIGEQIRNGMMEAASAKVNVE